A stretch of Pristiophorus japonicus isolate sPriJap1 chromosome 10, sPriJap1.hap1, whole genome shotgun sequence DNA encodes these proteins:
- the LOC139274717 gene encoding G-protein coupled receptor 183-like gives MDSVSSAATMNSTTNMTCDVYMHHEAAKVLFSLFYIIVLIVGLSGNILALYITIQKHRKINSTTLYLIHLAVSDALFTLALPTRLIYTARGFDWPFSEALCRISAVIFYINTYVSIQFMTCLSVDRYIAVVHPLRFAKFRKVHNVKYICVAVWVTVFIQTAPLLFMTMTKENNGLLTCMEYPNFETNPNLPKLLLCACFLGYCLPVAVILFCYSRVNVKLCKMAKENPLTEKLGRNKRAITVILLVLIAFLICFTPYHITIIQYMIRKLFSQQNCWQQQVFKVSLQVCVCFMNLNCCVDPLIYFFAFKGYKRKVLSILRRHITLSLPSSMKINSENNSSPATVSQIQGSASGSGN, from the coding sequence ATGGATTCTGTTTCTTCTGCTGCGACCATGAATAGTACCACAAACATGACCTGTGATGTGTACATGCACCATGAGGCGGCAAAAGTCTTGTTCTCTTTGTTTTACATCATTGTTCTCATAGTCGGTTTATCAGGAAACATTTTAGCCCTGTACATAACCATCCAAAAACATCGAAAGATCAATTCAACCACTCTTTATTTGATCCATCTTGCTGTCTCGGATGCTCTCTTTACCCTTGCTCTACCAACTCGACTAATCTACACTGCCCGAGGATTTGACTGGCCATTTAGCGAAGCACTGTGCAGAATTTCTGCGGTCATTTTCTACATCAATACATACGTCAGCATTCAGTTCATGACCTGCTTGAGCGTTGACCGATACATCGCAGTGGTGCATCCGCTTCGATTTGCCAAGTTCCGGAAAGTACACAACGTCAAGTACATCTGTGTTGCAGTTTGGGTCACCGTTTTCATTCAGACAGCTCCCTTGCTGTTCATGACAATGACCAAAGAGAATAATGGCTTGCTTACTTGCATGGAATACCCAAACTTCGAAACAAATCCTAACCTGCCCAAGCTACTTCTCTGTGCCTGTTTTTTGGGCTACTGCCTCCCGGTTGCAGTCATACTGTTCTGCTACTCTCGAGTCAACGTGAAGCTCTGCAAGATGGCAAAGGAAAACCCTTTAACTGAAAAGCTAGGCAGGAACAAGAGGGCCATCACCGTGATCCTGCTTGTTCTGATAGCATTTCTAATCTGCTTCACTCCGTATCACATCACCATCATCCAGTACATGATCCGCAAGCTTTTCTCCCAACAGAACTGTTGGCAGCAGCAGGTCTTCAAGGTGAGCCTGCAGGTGTGTGTCTGCTTTATGAACCTCAACTGCTGCGTTGATCCACTTATCTACTTCTTTGCCTTCAAGGGTTACAAAAGGAAGGTTTTGAGCATATTAAGACGCCACATCACGTTGTCTTTGCCTAGCTCTATGAAGATCAACTCTGAAAACAACAGCAGTCCTGCCACAGTCAGTCAAATCCAAGGGTCTGCATCAGGGTCTGGGAATTGA